A region from the Planktothrix sp. FACHB-1365 genome encodes:
- the tnpA gene encoding IS200/IS605 family transposase: MYHKGFRSVYRLNAHIVLVVKYRRKAISREILTRLHEIFVDTLKKWDCTLLEFNGESDHVHLLIDYKPDHPLSTLIGNLKTVSSRLIRKEFPGLASKYFYNKPYFWTGSYFVASCGGVTVEQLKKYVEQQTTPEN, translated from the coding sequence ATGTATCACAAAGGTTTTAGATCGGTTTACAGGCTTAACGCTCATATTGTACTGGTCGTCAAATACCGAAGGAAAGCAATTAGTAGAGAAATCTTAACAAGGTTACATGAAATATTTGTTGATACCCTTAAAAAATGGGATTGTACATTACTGGAGTTTAACGGAGAATCTGATCATGTTCACTTACTGATCGACTACAAACCCGATCACCCCCTATCAACATTAATTGGTAATCTTAAAACTGTTAGTAGCAGACTAATTCGCAAGGAATTTCCTGGTTTGGCATCTAAATATTTTTATAACAAACCTTATTTCTGGACGGGTTCTTACTTTGTTGCCAGTTGCGGTGGGGTCACGGTTGAACAGCTAAAAAAATATGTTGAGCAACAAACAACCCCAGAAAATTAA